In one Bactrocera tryoni isolate S06 chromosome 5, CSIRO_BtryS06_freeze2, whole genome shotgun sequence genomic region, the following are encoded:
- the LOC120777961 gene encoding chitin deacetylase 1, whose amino-acid sequence MAKLFVVFAILAVAAATASADRVRRQAATEEPKKEESFEKELCKDKDAGEWFRLVAGEGDNCRDVIQCTSSGLQAIRCPAGLYFDIEKQTCDWKESVKNCKSKNKERRVKPLLHTDEPLCQDGFLACGDGNCIERGLFCNGEKDCSDGSDENTCDIDNDPNRAPPCDPTVCVLPDCFCSEDGTSIPGDLPAKDVPMMITITFDDAINNNNIDLYKEIFKGRKNPNGCDIKATYFISHKYTNYSAVQETARKGHEIAVHSITHNDEERFWSNATVDDWAKEMAGMRIIIEKYANITDNSVVGVRAPYLRVGGNNQFTMMEEQAFLYDSTITAPLSNPPLWPYTMYFRMPHRCHGNLQSCPTRSHAVWEMVMNELDRREDPANDEYLPGCAMVDSCSNILTGDQFYNFLNHNFDRHYDQNRAPLGLYFHAAWLKNNPEFLDAFLYWIDEILANHNDVYFVTMTQVIQWMQNPRTISEAKNFEPWREKCVVEGKPACWVPNTCKLTSKEIPGETINLQTCVRCPNNYPWVNDPTGDGFF is encoded by the exons CTTCTGCCGATCGTGTGAGACGTCAAGCCGCCACAGAGGAGCCAAAAAAAGAGGAATCTTTCGAAAAGGAACTCTGCAAAGATAAAGATGCTGGCGAATGGTTCCGTTTGGTCGCTGGAGAAGGCGATAACTGTCGTGATGTCATTCAGTGCACATCGTCG GGTCTGCAAGCCATCCGTTGTCCGGCTGGTCTGTACTTCGACATTGAGAAGCAGACTTGTGATTGGAAAGAATCCGTAAAGAATTGTAAATCGAAGAACAAGGAGAGACGTGTCAAACCTCTGCTACACACAGACGAGCCACTCTGTCAGGATGGTTTCTTGGCTTGTGGTGATGGCAACTGCATTGAGCGCGGTCTCTTCTGTAACGGCGAGAAAGATTGCTCAGACGGTTCCGATGAGAACACTTGCG ATATCGACAATGATCCCAATCGCGCTCCACCCTGCGACCCCACTGTTTGTGTGTTGCCCGATTGTTTCTGCTCTGAGGATGGCACTTCGATTCCCGGCGATTTGCCAGCCAAGGATGTACCTATGATGATCACCATTACCTTCGATGATGCcatcaataacaacaatattgaTTTGTACAAAGAAATCTTCAAGGGACGCAAGAACCCTAACGGTTGTGACATTAAGGCCACCTACTTCATTTCACACAAGTACACCAACTACTCAGCGGTGCAGGAAACAGCGCGTAAGGGACACGAAATTGCTGTGCACTCTATTAC TCACAACGATGAGGAGCGTTTCTGGTCGAACGCCACCGTCGACGATTGGGCCAAGGAAATGGCTGGCATGCGTATCATCATCGAGAAATACGCCAACATCACCGATAACTCAGTGGTAGGTGTACGCGCCCCCTACTTGCGTGTCGGTGGCAACAATCAATTCACCATGATGGAAGAACAAGCTTTCCTCTACGACTCCACAATCACTGCACCCTTGTCGAACCCACCACTATGGCCATACACTATGTATTTCCGCATGCCACACCGTTGCCACGGCAATCTGCAGAGCTGCCCAACACGTTCGCATGCCGTGTGGGAAATGGTCATGAACGAATTAGATCGTCGTGAGGATCCGGCCAATGATGAATATTTACCTGGTTGCGCTATGGTTGATTCGTGCTCGAACATTTTGACCGGTGATCAATTCTACAACTTCCTCAATCACAATTTCGATCGGCATTACGATCAAAATCGTGCACCATTGGGTCTCTACTTCCATGCGGCATGGCTGAAGAACAATCCCGAATTCTTGGACGCCTTCCTCTACTGGATCGATGAGATCTTGGCCAACCACAATGATGTCTACTTCGTCACAATGACACAAGTCATCCAGTGGATGCAGAATCCACGAACCATCAGCGAGGCCAAGAACTTCGAACCATGGCGGGAGAAGTGTGTGGTCGAAGGCAAACCAGCCTGCTGGGTGCCCAACACCTGCAAATTGACCTCCAAGGAAATTCCCGGCGAGACCATCAACTTGCAGACCTGCGTGCGCTGCCCGAACAACTACCCATGGGTGAATGACCCAACCGGTGATGGTTTCTTCTAA